AGTGCTTGCGCACCGGCGAGCTTCGCATCATCTTCCTATGGGCGACCCATGGGAACCTGGATCGCGCCCCTCACCTATGGGCAGCCAATAGGAGGTCGGTGGTGGATAAACGAGAGGTCCAGCCGGGAACGCTCGCGCTGATGATCCTGAAGACGCTCGACGTGCTGGGTCCGCTGCACGGCTACGGAGTCGCGCGGCGGATCGAGGAGACGAGCAGGAACCGGCTCACGCTGAACTACGGCACGCTCTACCCCGCGCTCGTGAAGCTGGAGCAGGAGGGGTTCGTGACCGGCGAGTGGGGCCAGTCCGAGAACAACCGCCGCGCGAAGTTCTACTCGCTCACCCCGGCGGGCCGGAAAGAGCTAGCGCGCGAAACCCGGGAATGGCAGCAGACCGCCGACGTGATAGCAGCCTTCTTCGCACTGGGACGGGAGCCGGCATGAAGACGATTCGCAGGATACTGTCGCGGATGGGCGCGACGCTCCGGCGCCACGGGCGCGACGACGACGACCTCCGGGCCGAGATGGAGGCGCACCTCGCCATGGAGACGGAAGAGAACGTGCGCCGCGGCATGCCGCCCGCCGAGGCGCACAGGCAGGCGCTGATCGCATCCGGCGGCCTCGCGCAGGCCGCGGAGAGCGTGCGCGAGCAGCGCGGCCTTCCGTGGATCGAGAGCGCCGCGGCCGACGTCCGTTACGCGGTGCGCCACTTCCGCCGGACG
This window of the Longimicrobiaceae bacterium genome carries:
- a CDS encoding PadR family transcriptional regulator encodes the protein MDKREVQPGTLALMILKTLDVLGPLHGYGVARRIEETSRNRLTLNYGTLYPALVKLEQEGFVTGEWGQSENNRRAKFYSLTPAGRKELARETREWQQTADVIAAFFALGREPA